The following nucleotide sequence is from Glycine max cultivar Williams 82 chromosome 9, Glycine_max_v4.0, whole genome shotgun sequence.
aaatgataatataagtaATTAAGATACTAGCAGGAGTTTAATTACTTAAttggttaaataaaatatgtgaatattataaattgtataatattgtgtttaattcttacatataaaaaatgataattaaaaaaataatttaatctgtAATGATGATATGTGATAAACaggtataatatttataaaaagaaaaaaaaaaacttagaaacCGCCAAACACACTATGAACGCAcaatgaatattattatttttaataagatgaaagtataataaatttgacaaaGGAGATAAACAATTTTGGTATATAGTTTACTTAAAACATTCAATCCTCCCCTGCTAACTTCAAGAGTAACTAGAAATACAATTAATGTTAGATTAAATTATCCTCGCATTTTcagagttttttttcttcttcaaattaTGCATAACAtcactcttaattttaaaagaaactaaAGATACCATTAATTTTAGAGAAAATTTTACTCCCATTCCctaaatttctttcaaattacaTATAACACCTATATTAATCATATTCCATATTTATTATcctagtttttaactttttaaaaaactattaaatgaTTGAATaagtaattaagaaaatagttCAACCTGTAATGATGATATGTTTTGATTCATTGTTAGGACTAGAAATGGATTGAGCCAAGTGGAATCTTACTTAAGTCTATTatgattagttttatatttttaccgTCTAAGTCTATATTATCCGTCACGAATTTATTTTTAGGCATAAGTTGGATCTTTATAAAAGTCTTTCGGTCTATTTAAATGTTTGTttcataatgtaaaaaaaaattattttttaaagaaaacctaagattttcattaaaaataataataagataattcTAAACCAtaagaaataagtaaaatttgTCTACAAACATTACATATCTAATATGCTACTAAAATCTTTTAagtctcataaaaaataaagagtctATACTCCTACTATCCatttatattacattaattaaaatcatttaaattgtCAATCTATTAAGATAATTttgtaacttaaaaaataattataatttatatatcatattaataataatatttttattataacatattattattaaataggtCCGTCTTAATAGACTTTTCTTAAgacttataattttatgtaattaattaaatagatttttttaaagtttgaatttgacCTATTTGTTAAATGAATTGAGGCATATTAGACCTTAAACGGATTGAGCTATAGGTTTCGGATGGACGATCTAACCTACTTCCATCCCTAATGGTATATGATAAACAAGTAAGAAATATAtgtttcaaaaaagaaagaaattagaaaTTACCAAACACAATGAAAGCacaataaacattatttttttaaagattaaattataataaatttgccaatgttaaaaaacaattttggtAGTTTACTTAAAATCACAACATCCCCTACTAATTTTAAGAGtaactaaaaatatcattaattttagagaaaattagggtgtgtttgatttgtattttcattttctgttttcattttctaaaaattattttcattgtcaaaagattataattatgaaaacatgtttttttttacttcttgaaAATTAGTTTTGGGAGATAAATGTGGAAAGAAAAGAAGGTAGGAGAAGGGTGGGCCCAGAATATGTTAAAATCATAtgttaaaatagaagataaactCATAAAAGTGGGGGAAGCTGGAACTGTGAAAGGCGTGCTACATTTCATCACATGcaaaataagaaaagtaaaCAAACTCTGCTCTAGAAGTATATGCAACGCATCTTATCAGcaacaatgattcaaaaaaGTGGGTCCCACTCCCATATCCACCCTCTTTCCTGCTAAAGCCATCACTCTCCATAACCCACTCACTTATATAAAAACCCTCTCACCATTCACCCCTCACTTTAcgtttcctttcaacttttcttttttcacttccTCCTCCCTCAAACGCCGTGATGGCCCTCGTCCGCCACCGCCGCCACCCCAACCTCCGCCTCCCCCTCCCGGAGCCCTCAGAGCGCCGCCCCCGCTTCCCCCTTCCCCTCCCTCCCACCACCACCATCGCCAAACCCTCCGCCGGCGACACCATCGCCTCCGCCGACCTGGAGAAGCTCGCCGTCCTCGGCCACGGCAACGGCGGCACCGTCTACAAGGTCCGCCACAAGACCACCTCCGCCACCTACGCGCTGAAAATCATCCACTCCGACGCTGACGCCACCACGCGCCGCCGCGCCTTCTCGGAAACATCCATCCTCCGCCGCGCCACCGACTGTCCCCACGTCgtccgcttccacggctccttCGAGAATCCCTCCGGCGACGTGGCGATCCTCATGGAGTACATGGACGGCGGCACCCTCGAGACCGCCCTCGCCACCGGCGGCACGTTCTCGGAAGAGCGACTCGCCAAGGTGGCGCGTGACGTTCTCGAGGGGCTCGCGTACCTCCACGCGCGCAACATCGCGCACCGCGACATAAAGCCCGCCAACATCCTAGTAAACTCCGAAGGAGAAGTTAAGATTGCAGACTTCGGAGTTAGCAAACTCATGTGCCGCACGCTTGAAGCGTGCAACTCTTATGTCGGCACGTGCGCGTACATGAGTCCCGACCGGTTCGACCCGGAAGCATATGGCGGGAACTATAACGGTTTTGCTGCAGATATTTGGAGTTTGGGTTTAACCCTATTTGAGCTCTATGTGGGTCATTTTCCATTTCTTCAAGCGGGTCAAAGACCCGATTGGGCTACCCTTATGTGTGCCATTTGCTTCAGCGACCCACCGAGCCTCCCCGAGACCGCATCGCCGGAGTTTCACGATTTTGTCGAGTGCTGCCTCAAGAAGGAGTCCGGGGAGAGGTGGACGGCGGCTCAGCTCTTGACCCACCCGTTTGTGTGCAAAGACCCGGAAACCTGTTAAGTGGGTTGAcccgttttttttttacttggatCGGGTGTATATGACATTAGTTTATCTTGGAATAACCTTTTTGAGTAGGTGTATATTCCCCCTGATGCAAACCTTTTCAATTTTAGGAGAATCATTCCCTTTGTAAATTATGTTCAGCAATGATAAAAAGGAATTTGGAATTATGAATTATCTATGgctcttttgttttcaattcgaAACCGAGTCTATGAGAATCATTCCCTTTGTAAATTATGCTCGCCAATGATAAAAGGTAATTTAGAATTCCAAATTATCTCTGgctcttttgttttcaattttaaactGAGTCTGATTTTTTACACCATTAACCAAGGGTTTTGTTGCTTTTGATAGTTCTGTCTAATTCGAATATGCTTGTTACTTGTGAAGGATATTCTCGATGTTAAATCAaagaaatcataataaatataattttgaaattagttattataaataCCAATTAGACACCAGTCATTTTATAATGTTAGTATataggattttattttttaaaatttgtctttttatattttaattattacagcTAACTAATTGAGGCAAGTAAGTGTCGTGTTGAAGTGTGAAATAGAGTGAATTGTGTTGATTGATATTGGGTGGGTAAGAAATTATTTGGATTGATGATGAAAGCAACGGGCAATGGATTTGCTGGAATGAAtggagtgggagatgaaaaCGATGAGGTAGGTGAGTGGAAGGTGGAAGCTTGGAAGGAATGCATGAACGTGGAACAATCCATATTAGTTTTGCGTCAAGTTGATGAGCAATGAGCACTAGAGCCACTAGCTTCTCTCATCATGCCTCTCGTCACTTTATTTGGAAGTTTTTGTTTGCATCCACTTCACGTGTTGTGTGCTTAACATTGTCCTGTCTGATAAACAAGAAAACGAGGGggggaaataaaaaagaaagacacAAGTTTGGacaacataataaatatttttttaaaaaaaattatagcagAAAGAACAGATACAAATGTAACTGTCCAAACTGTAAAGTgatatgttttattattgtttacatCATAATGTACGGTCACAAGAACAagagaaaaatgatgaaaagaagGGAGATATATTTGGATAAAGGAAAAACAATGAGATAGTAATGGTTTAAAGTTTCAATAGAGAATCGCAGATAAACATTCAGaaagattgagagaaaaataaagattgagagagaatataagcaaaaaaattgATAGTTAGAAAATTTATGTCTTGTAGTAGACTCACTAGTTAAAGGGGGATCAAGGTAAATTGGTTCAACAGGTGTATTAATagttgtaaaattttaattattttaccgtaaaaaaaatatgattttagaaAATGGGTTGCATATGTAGTTACGGATGCAGCATCAAGATTTTTAAGATCCTGATGATGGCAATCACATCTTTATTTTAGTCTAATCTGtctataatttttgtaatatttacaattacaatttaaaattttaagtgttGATTCAATTCATAAATGATCCGTGAGTCACCGGTTTCATTAGAAACAGCTCGAGTTAAATCGGTATATACTGATTTGAATACATTTACGATTAAATAACACAAGCTCAAACTTGTCGGGTGATCGATTTTTGGTCCAATT
It contains:
- the LOC100804100 gene encoding mitogen-activated protein kinase kinase 9; protein product: MALVRHRRHPNLRLPLPEPSERRPRFPLPLPPTTTIAKPSAGDTIASADLEKLAVLGHGNGGTVYKVRHKTTSATYALKIIHSDADATTRRRAFSETSILRRATDCPHVVRFHGSFENPSGDVAILMEYMDGGTLETALATGGTFSEERLAKVARDVLEGLAYLHARNIAHRDIKPANILVNSEGEVKIADFGVSKLMCRTLEACNSYVGTCAYMSPDRFDPEAYGGNYNGFAADIWSLGLTLFELYVGHFPFLQAGQRPDWATLMCAICFSDPPSLPETASPEFHDFVECCLKKESGERWTAAQLLTHPFVCKDPETC